In one Grus americana isolate bGruAme1 chromosome 1, bGruAme1.mat, whole genome shotgun sequence genomic region, the following are encoded:
- the MANSC4 gene encoding MANSC domain-containing protein 4 isoform X2 yields the protein MVLLVAIAEVLLVLGLAVESDSLCSPTTFYKNCWIRRFPGLLIDLQESQKRGAQVLKIYAEVSPQQCSKTCCLLRNVSCNLAVFYHGAIYKNMNCLHLSCPALESCILKARINAILYNITTGIDPDLLIFEKLTSKEPNAHSSPSKYERQNSTKITEWERCQHQNATSSSLLLQAASSTTSHGLTANTYTSSTSLMVQKTEVTTYSRAESFPPDDHFAKRTSTTSVSPRSTTSSDKKTVHSILISKSAEVLSHMPTPPRLNSSKQHLNETKGYSGRNYTSDNEAPAWEDAALGVWLIPVVLCSSLIFLCCCTVAFTAGRCSSRRGQYKPIRRRTTMSRQFIKYTTVKG from the exons ATGGTTCTGCTGGTGGCAATAGCAGAAGTGCTGTTGGTTCTGGGTTTGGCCGTGGAGTCAGACTCTCTCTGCTCGCCCACTACCTTTTACAAGAACTGCTGGATCCGGCGCTTCCCAGGTCTTCTGATTGACCTGCAGGAATCGCAGAAGAGGGGAGCCCAGGTGCTGAAGATTTATGCAGAAGTCTCACCCCAACAGTGCAGTAAAACCTGCTGCCTTCTGAGGAATG TTTCCTGCAATCTAGCAGTGTTCTACCATGGAGCCATTTATAAGAATATGAATTGCCTGCACTTGTCTTGCCCAGCATTGGAAAGTTGCATACTAAAGGCTAGAATCAATGCCATTTTGTACAACATCACAACAG GGATTGATCCAGATcttcttatttttgaaaaactgaCTTCCAAAGAGCCAAATGCTCACTCCTCACCGAGTAAATATGAAAGGCAAAACAGCACCAAGATCACTGAGTGGGAAAGATGCCAGCATCAAAATGCTACATCAAGTTCTCTTCTGCTCCAAGCTGCATCTTCTACAACTAGCCACGGCTTAACAGCAAACACTTACACCTCCAGTACAAGCCTGATGGTCCAAAAAACTGAAGTTACTACTTATTCCAGGGCAGAAAGTTTTCCACCAGATGATCATTTTGCTAAGAGGACAAGCACAACTTCAGTAAGCCCTAGGTCAACCACCAGCTCAGACAAGAAGACTGTACACTCAATTTTGATATCCAAGTCTGCCGAGGTATTATCCCACATGCCCACTCCTCCTCGTCTGAACAGCAGTAAGCAACACTTAAATGAAACCAAAGGCTACAGTGGTAGGAATTATACTTCAGATAATGAGGCACCTGCTTGGGAAGATGCAGCTTTGGGTGTCTGGTTGATTCCTGTTGTTCTTTGCTCTtctctcatcttcctctgctgttGTACTGTTGCTTTCACAGCAGGGCGTTGCAGCAGTAGGAGAGGTCAGTATAAGCCCATAAGGAGAAGAACAACCATGTCAAGACAATTCATAAAGTATACTACTGTCAAAG GGTAA
- the MANSC4 gene encoding MANSC domain-containing protein 4 isoform X1 has translation MVLLVAIAEVLLVLGLAVESDSLCSPTTFYKNCWIRRFPGLLIDLQESQKRGAQVLKIYAEVSPQQCSKTCCLLRNVSCNLAVFYHGAIYKNMNCLHLSCPALESCILKARINAILYNITTGIDPDLLIFEKLTSKEPNAHSSPSKYERQNSTKITEWERCQHQNATSSSLLLQAASSTTSHGLTANTYTSSTSLMVQKTEVTTYSRAESFPPDDHFAKRTSTTSVSPRSTTSSDKKTVHSILISKSAEVLSHMPTPPRLNSSKQHLNETKGYSGRNYTSDNEAPAWEDAALGVWLIPVVLCSSLIFLCCCTVAFTAGRCSSRRGQYKPIRRRTTMSRQFIKYTTVKGNL, from the exons ATGGTTCTGCTGGTGGCAATAGCAGAAGTGCTGTTGGTTCTGGGTTTGGCCGTGGAGTCAGACTCTCTCTGCTCGCCCACTACCTTTTACAAGAACTGCTGGATCCGGCGCTTCCCAGGTCTTCTGATTGACCTGCAGGAATCGCAGAAGAGGGGAGCCCAGGTGCTGAAGATTTATGCAGAAGTCTCACCCCAACAGTGCAGTAAAACCTGCTGCCTTCTGAGGAATG TTTCCTGCAATCTAGCAGTGTTCTACCATGGAGCCATTTATAAGAATATGAATTGCCTGCACTTGTCTTGCCCAGCATTGGAAAGTTGCATACTAAAGGCTAGAATCAATGCCATTTTGTACAACATCACAACAG GGATTGATCCAGATcttcttatttttgaaaaactgaCTTCCAAAGAGCCAAATGCTCACTCCTCACCGAGTAAATATGAAAGGCAAAACAGCACCAAGATCACTGAGTGGGAAAGATGCCAGCATCAAAATGCTACATCAAGTTCTCTTCTGCTCCAAGCTGCATCTTCTACAACTAGCCACGGCTTAACAGCAAACACTTACACCTCCAGTACAAGCCTGATGGTCCAAAAAACTGAAGTTACTACTTATTCCAGGGCAGAAAGTTTTCCACCAGATGATCATTTTGCTAAGAGGACAAGCACAACTTCAGTAAGCCCTAGGTCAACCACCAGCTCAGACAAGAAGACTGTACACTCAATTTTGATATCCAAGTCTGCCGAGGTATTATCCCACATGCCCACTCCTCCTCGTCTGAACAGCAGTAAGCAACACTTAAATGAAACCAAAGGCTACAGTGGTAGGAATTATACTTCAGATAATGAGGCACCTGCTTGGGAAGATGCAGCTTTGGGTGTCTGGTTGATTCCTGTTGTTCTTTGCTCTtctctcatcttcctctgctgttGTACTGTTGCTTTCACAGCAGGGCGTTGCAGCAGTAGGAGAGGTCAGTATAAGCCCATAAGGAGAAGAACAACCATGTCAAGACAATTCATAAAGTATACTACTGTCAAAGGTAATTTGTAA